From Desulfobacterales bacterium, a single genomic window includes:
- a CDS encoding 30S ribosomal protein THX, producing the protein MGRGDQKTKKGKIFRDSFGKSRPRKKKKNEAKKDASKKDA; encoded by the coding sequence ATGGGTAGAGGCGATCAAAAAACTAAAAAAGGTAAGATATTTAGAGATTCATTTGGAAAATCAAGACCGCGAAAAAAGAAAAAAAATGAAGCAAAAAAAGATGCTTCAAAAAAAGATGCTTAA
- the gspN gene encoding type II secretion system protein GspN, which translates to MKNLLKWIGYFVYCIGVAIFFIYYLFPSDDAKNFAEYKLNRIDNRIKTDINGIKPCFPPGLQFSGVNILNKDEKVLFLNELKLYPHFFSVFRPLISVSYRIKAYDGIIKGTVDVAKKLKAKNMFVESNLSKININKIPEINNIKDFNIAGLVTGNIKFDKNEANKFYKVEIDIKIAQGKMWLAKPILGISELNNFIVTSIKAEAEIDNFNINIKSLSVKSEQSDISVSGAIVINNNDIKNSSLNLSGNIQPNPSFLSQLGKKLPINAIFKNKPSKDGFPFKLTGSPKRPSFSLI; encoded by the coding sequence ATGAAAAATTTATTAAAATGGATAGGATATTTTGTTTATTGCATCGGAGTTGCGATATTTTTTATTTATTATTTGTTTCCTTCTGATGATGCAAAAAATTTTGCAGAATATAAGCTAAACAGAATAGATAACAGGATTAAGACAGACATAAATGGAATTAAACCTTGCTTTCCGCCAGGGCTTCAATTTTCCGGTGTCAATATATTAAATAAAGATGAAAAAGTTTTATTTTTAAATGAACTAAAATTATATCCCCATTTTTTTTCTGTTTTTAGACCGCTTATATCGGTATCATACCGAATTAAAGCCTATGATGGCATAATAAAAGGAACTGTTGATGTTGCAAAAAAGCTTAAAGCAAAAAATATGTTTGTTGAATCAAATTTGTCTAAGATTAATATTAATAAAATACCAGAAATAAATAATATCAAAGATTTTAACATAGCCGGACTTGTGACTGGAAATATTAAGTTTGACAAAAATGAAGCAAATAAATTTTATAAAGTTGAAATTGATATTAAAATCGCCCAAGGAAAGATGTGGCTTGCAAAGCCAATCTTAGGTATAAGCGAGCTTAATAATTTTATTGTAACTTCCATTAAGGCTGAAGCAGAGATTGATAATTTTAATATAAACATTAAATCTCTTTCAGTAAAATCAGAACAGTCTGATATTTCTGTTTCAGGCGCTATAGTTATTAATAATAATGACATCAAAAACAGCTCGTTAAATCTTTCAGGAAATATTCAGCCGAATCCGAGCTTTTTATCCCAGCTCGGAAAAAAATTACCTATAAATGCGATTTTCAAGAATAAGCCTTCTAAAGATGGCTTTCCATTTAAGTTGACAGGCTCTCCGAAAAGACCGAGTTTTTCTTTGATTTAA
- the gspD gene encoding type II secretion system secretin GspD produces the protein MANMILDKKIFKAVFVIITIFLINASSYGQEDSPPLGTSSDGDRSVMIDFNDADIRAFIKFISQITGTNFIIDDKVKGKITIISPSKISVEEAYKVFESVLEVNNFTLVKSGEVVKIIPAPEARSKNIETKFKADAPSEDKLVTQVLQLKYADPNEIKRMLAPLVSKNSVVLTYNPTNTLIIADYYSNIKRLMQIIDFIDIQDLSEELTVLTLENADASKLAKTLHTVFYQRQTPQQPRPSMIRFVADERTNSIIIISNEIEANKIKELVKYLDKEIPKGKARFHVYYLQNAKAEELVKVLEELARKQSTTAPQQNPAEKAKAAIISESIKITADKATNSLIIMADKDDFQVLDDLIQKLDIPRSMVYIECLIMEVNVDKGFNFGTEWQVMGKSAYLNRDGGYGAGFGGGSESGYSNISGMITPNIAGVGSMPAGFTVGAFAEAIEVGGIKFPSLAAVIQHYNNDKDVNILSTPQLLTTNNEEAKISVGKNIPYLTKSGASTVESYNTYEYKDVGITLKITPNISQDRTVKLKIDHEITKLDQLMSSGDNRPTTLKRTFDTTVIVKDNNTVVIGGLIDDSFSLTTHKVPCLGDIPFFGWLFKSISNSNEKTNLFVFLTPHVIESPVEAQTIYELKKGEIERVKEFSIKLDNKDEKPETKQKENSEQKSENKNKSN, from the coding sequence ATGGCAAATATGATTTTGGATAAAAAAATTTTTAAAGCTGTATTCGTGATAATTACAATTTTTTTAATTAATGCATCTTCTTACGGGCAAGAAGATTCTCCTCCTCTTGGAACCTCTTCGGATGGAGACAGATCCGTAATGATAGACTTTAATGATGCTGATATACGAGCTTTTATTAAATTTATCAGCCAGATTACAGGCACAAATTTTATTATTGACGACAAAGTAAAAGGAAAAATAACAATAATATCTCCTTCAAAGATTTCCGTTGAAGAAGCCTATAAAGTTTTTGAATCTGTGCTTGAAGTTAATAACTTTACTCTTGTTAAATCAGGAGAAGTCGTTAAAATAATTCCAGCTCCTGAAGCTCGATCTAAAAATATAGAAACCAAATTTAAAGCAGATGCGCCATCTGAAGATAAACTTGTTACTCAGGTTCTTCAATTAAAATATGCAGATCCTAATGAAATTAAGAGAATGCTCGCTCCATTAGTGTCAAAAAACAGCGTTGTATTAACTTATAATCCTACGAACACTTTAATAATTGCGGATTATTATTCCAATATAAAACGGCTAATGCAAATTATAGATTTTATTGATATTCAGGATTTAAGTGAAGAACTTACAGTCCTTACTCTTGAGAATGCTGATGCTTCCAAGCTTGCAAAAACACTTCATACGGTTTTTTACCAAAGGCAGACGCCTCAACAGCCAAGACCTTCTATGATACGATTCGTAGCTGATGAAAGAACTAATTCCATTATAATAATATCAAATGAGATCGAGGCAAATAAAATTAAAGAGTTAGTCAAATATCTTGACAAAGAAATTCCAAAAGGAAAAGCAAGATTTCATGTTTATTATCTTCAAAATGCGAAAGCTGAGGAGCTGGTAAAAGTTTTGGAAGAACTCGCAAGAAAACAATCAACAACCGCGCCTCAACAAAATCCTGCAGAAAAAGCAAAAGCAGCTATAATTTCAGAGTCAATAAAAATAACCGCAGACAAAGCAACTAACAGTCTTATAATAATGGCGGATAAGGATGATTTTCAAGTACTTGACGATTTAATACAAAAATTGGATATTCCTCGTTCTATGGTTTATATCGAATGTCTTATAATGGAAGTAAACGTAGATAAAGGTTTTAATTTTGGCACAGAATGGCAAGTTATGGGTAAATCTGCTTATTTAAACCGTGATGGAGGCTATGGAGCTGGTTTTGGAGGTGGAAGTGAAAGCGGTTACAGCAATATCTCAGGAATGATTACGCCTAACATCGCTGGCGTTGGATCAATGCCAGCTGGTTTTACGGTTGGAGCTTTTGCCGAAGCAATTGAAGTAGGAGGCATAAAATTTCCAAGTCTTGCAGCTGTCATTCAGCATTACAACAATGATAAAGATGTAAATATACTTTCTACTCCTCAATTACTTACAACTAATAATGAAGAAGCTAAAATAAGTGTTGGAAAAAACATTCCGTATTTAACAAAATCTGGAGCATCAACAGTTGAATCTTATAACACGTATGAGTATAAAGATGTAGGTATTACCCTTAAAATTACACCTAATATAAGCCAAGATAGAACTGTAAAGCTAAAGATTGACCATGAAATAACAAAACTTGATCAACTCATGTCAAGTGGAGATAACAGACCTACAACTCTAAAACGAACTTTTGATACTACTGTTATTGTAAAAGATAACAATACAGTTGTTATTGGAGGATTAATTGATGACAGTTTTTCCCTTACAACTCATAAAGTTCCATGTTTAGGAGATATCCCTTTTTTTGGATGGCTTTTTAAATCAATTTCAAATTCAAACGAAAAAACAAATTTATTTGTTTTTTTGACTCCCCATGTTATTGAAAGCCCAGTCGAAGCCCAAACAATATATGAATTAAAAAAAGGCGAAATTGAAAGAGTCAAGGAGTTTAGTATAAAATTAGATAATAAAGATGAAAAGCCTGAAACTAAACAAAAAGAAAATTCAGAACAAAAATCTGAAAATAAAAACAAATCAAATTAG
- the gspC gene encoding type II secretion system protein GspC, translating into MIKRLFLGIYLLLLTSLIYLGVLSFYRVLSSKIAIPPSAIGYSNDIYIKNKAQKIYKPIQSYASIKERNIFNSQNDKAEIKEEIQEVIDLPETTLNLKLYGTIAGQNTNSYAIIEDSKTKKQDLYSVGDTIQNAKITRILKEQVILSLNGKDQTLSMEKNDDKSLKRSGQPYSSNQPPSLSYGDIQTVNVQKTQIDDAFNNLPALMGQINIRPYIEQGRPEGLLVSRVQPNSIFTQLGLESGDIIKGVNGEAISSVDDALKFYDQLRSASSVSLQIKRKGQDKTIDFNIN; encoded by the coding sequence ATGATTAAACGTTTATTTTTAGGAATATATCTATTGTTGTTAACATCTTTGATTTATTTAGGAGTTCTTTCTTTTTATAGAGTATTGTCTTCTAAGATCGCTATTCCTCCATCAGCTATTGGATATTCAAATGATATTTATATTAAAAACAAGGCTCAAAAGATTTATAAACCCATACAAAGTTACGCATCCATAAAGGAACGAAACATATTTAATTCTCAAAACGATAAAGCTGAAATTAAGGAAGAAATTCAAGAGGTTATTGATTTGCCAGAAACTACGCTTAATTTAAAACTTTACGGAACTATTGCTGGTCAAAATACAAATAGTTACGCCATAATTGAGGATTCAAAAACAAAGAAGCAGGATTTATATTCTGTTGGCGACACTATTCAGAACGCTAAAATAACTCGAATTTTAAAAGAACAAGTTATTTTAAGTTTAAATGGCAAGGATCAAACCCTTAGTATGGAAAAAAATGACGATAAGAGTTTAAAAAGGTCTGGCCAGCCTTATTCTTCTAATCAGCCTCCTTCGTTATCTTACGGCGATATACAGACAGTCAATGTTCAAAAAACACAAATAGATGATGCATTTAATAATTTACCCGCTTTAATGGGACAAATTAACATACGGCCATATATTGAGCAAGGACGGCCTGAAGGCCTTTTAGTAAGCAGAGTTCAGCCTAATTCAATTTTTACTCAATTAGGTCTTGAAAGTGGTGATATCATTAAAGGAGTTAATGGAGAAGCTATATCAAGCGTTGATGATGCCTTAAAATTTTATGATCAATTAAGATCAGCGTCAAGCGTTTCATTACAAATAAAAAGAAAAGGGCAAGATAAAACTATTGATTTTAATATAAATTAG
- the gspE gene encoding type II secretion system ATPase GspE, with protein sequence MNKQLTNILLEKFNIKQEDIDEAKRLSFQQSQSFGKMLVQKKIITESDLLEAFSLSYDMPVYQRLTLENMDTAFIEKIPIHFLKKHVIVPILSHNVSDDSDITNKNKDIWIIAIDDPINFHAVDDLLKIINAKDFKVVLAPHTTILSAINTAYDQSRDSAEQLVQDIEDSSENIIDEIEATADLLDDTSDAPIIKLVNHIISQSIKDRASDIHIEPYQDSFKVRYRIDGILYDFVTPPKWLQSSLISRIKVMCKMNIAEKRLPQDGRFEVRVGDMSIDIRVSTIPTSFGERVVLRLLNKSSSILRLPELGIDENRLQLIQKLIHAPNGIILVTGPTGSGKTTTLYGILSYLNSPDINIITIEDPVEYQIKGISQIQVNSKINLTFARGLRSIVRQDPDVILIGEIRDRETAEIAVQSALTGHLVFSTLHTNDSASAITRIVDIGIEPFLISSSVIAVVAQRLVRVLCNNCKEQYTPDDAALDSIGITPDMYKNPTICRSKGCDFCINTGYKGRIGIFEVMVLDSHLKTVILKTYDSFRIKSEAMRANMITLRQDGVNKVLQGATTIEEVLRVT encoded by the coding sequence ATGAATAAACAACTTACAAATATTTTATTAGAAAAATTTAATATAAAGCAAGAAGACATTGATGAAGCTAAAAGGCTTTCTTTTCAGCAAAGTCAAAGTTTCGGCAAAATGCTTGTTCAAAAAAAAATAATTACAGAATCAGATTTGCTCGAAGCATTTAGTCTTAGTTATGATATGCCAGTTTATCAAAGACTTACTTTAGAAAATATGGATACAGCTTTTATAGAAAAAATACCAATTCATTTTTTAAAAAAGCATGTTATAGTGCCTATATTAAGCCATAATGTTTCTGATGATAGCGATATTACAAATAAAAATAAGGATATCTGGATTATTGCTATAGATGACCCGATAAACTTTCATGCCGTTGATGATCTTTTAAAAATTATAAACGCAAAAGATTTTAAAGTAGTACTAGCTCCTCATACTACGATTCTTTCTGCTATAAATACCGCTTATGATCAAAGTAGAGATTCAGCAGAGCAACTTGTTCAAGACATTGAAGATAGTAGCGAGAACATTATTGACGAAATTGAAGCAACTGCCGACCTTCTTGATGATACAAGTGATGCACCAATAATTAAACTTGTGAATCATATTATTTCCCAATCAATAAAAGATAGGGCTAGTGATATTCACATTGAGCCTTATCAAGATAGTTTTAAAGTCAGATACAGAATTGACGGAATATTATATGATTTTGTTACTCCGCCTAAATGGCTGCAATCTTCCTTGATTTCCAGAATTAAAGTTATGTGCAAAATGAATATTGCAGAAAAAAGACTACCTCAGGATGGTAGGTTTGAGGTTAGAGTAGGGGACATGTCTATAGATATAAGAGTTTCGACAATACCTACTTCTTTTGGAGAGAGAGTTGTTTTAAGGCTTTTGAATAAAAGCTCCTCTATTTTAAGACTTCCAGAACTTGGAATTGATGAAAACAGGCTGCAATTAATACAAAAGCTTATTCATGCTCCAAACGGCATTATACTTGTTACAGGCCCCACAGGAAGCGGAAAAACAACAACTTTATATGGCATTTTATCTTATCTTAATTCTCCTGATATTAACATAATAACAATAGAAGATCCTGTTGAATATCAGATAAAAGGTATCAGCCAAATACAGGTAAATTCTAAAATAAACCTTACATTTGCAAGAGGGCTTCGTTCAATCGTAAGACAAGACCCTGATGTTATACTTATCGGAGAAATAAGAGATCGTGAAACTGCCGAAATAGCTGTTCAATCAGCTTTAACAGGTCATCTTGTTTTTTCAACCCTTCATACAAACGATTCAGCAAGTGCAATTACTCGTATAGTAGATATCGGAATTGAACCTTTTTTAATTTCTTCTTCTGTTATCGCAGTTGTTGCCCAAAGATTAGTAAGGGTTTTATGTAATAACTGCAAAGAGCAATACACTCCCGACGACGCCGCCCTTGACAGTATAGGTATTACGCCTGATATGTATAAAAATCCAACTATCTGCAGGAGTAAAGGTTGTGATTTCTGTATAAACACAGGATACAAAGGGCGAATCGGAATTTTTGAAGTAATGGTGCTTGATAGCCATCTAAAGACTGTAATTCTTAAAACTTATGATTCTTTTAGGATAAAAAGTGAGGCTATGCGAGCGAATATGATTACTTTACGTCAAGATGGAGTCAATAAAGTTTTACAAGGAGCTACAACTATAGAAGAAGTTTTAAGAGTTACGTAA
- a CDS encoding PilN domain-containing protein, with the protein MSKTTLGLEIKDNGITAVLLKTGLKGTVIEAHKFIAFENTEDFESSLKIVFDELETSFDLKGCSLAVALPPDDITYRNLSVPFKEERKIRQMLPFELESKLLLQAEDIEIDFYALKSFENKENTDIVTCAISKEKLKFYFDFFDAYNIVPEIITSKGYSTALAFSRISDFSENHLFLDIDKEKAILCFSFSKQICIIRSLKMPSSDKIKFICSSIRQAIDYFEEVFGVEFNVENLVITGSGIENSIHSEKEIEESLGIKVKKLDLINHVNIRVKLDDTSSWNPCLMDGALALALIENETIEGLNFQKKTFAFKKIWEEHKSDFIKTGIVGLFAIILLFINIIFDINSLNSEFLKEQKQINEIVKLTFPEINKIVDSVQQVKIKLKELKEKNLLNQELVNNVFAIDILNEISQKIPKTINVEISRLVIGPEGVQLSGVTDTYNSIDEIKGKIERSDIFKKVIISSATAGKNGIDFKLKIDI; encoded by the coding sequence ATGAGTAAAACAACTCTTGGGCTTGAAATTAAAGATAATGGAATAACAGCGGTTCTCTTAAAAACAGGATTAAAAGGTACTGTAATTGAAGCCCATAAATTTATTGCTTTTGAGAATACTGAAGATTTTGAATCAAGCCTTAAAATTGTTTTTGACGAATTAGAAACTTCATTTGATTTAAAAGGGTGCTCATTAGCTGTCGCTTTACCCCCTGACGATATTACTTATAGAAATCTTTCCGTTCCATTTAAGGAAGAACGAAAAATAAGACAAATGCTTCCTTTTGAGCTTGAATCAAAATTATTGCTTCAGGCTGAAGATATTGAAATTGATTTTTATGCTTTAAAATCATTTGAAAATAAAGAAAATACAGATATTGTTACATGCGCGATATCTAAAGAAAAATTAAAATTTTATTTTGATTTTTTTGATGCTTATAATATTGTTCCGGAAATTATTACAAGTAAAGGGTATTCTACAGCTCTTGCTTTTAGTCGTATCTCTGATTTTTCTGAAAACCATTTATTTCTTGACATAGATAAAGAAAAAGCTATTTTGTGTTTTTCTTTTTCAAAACAAATCTGTATTATTAGGTCTTTAAAAATGCCTTCTTCCGATAAAATTAAATTTATTTGCTCTTCTATACGGCAAGCTATTGATTATTTTGAAGAAGTTTTTGGAGTTGAATTTAATGTTGAAAATTTAGTTATAACAGGCTCGGGCATTGAAAATTCTATTCATTCTGAAAAAGAGATAGAAGAAAGCTTGGGAATAAAAGTAAAAAAACTTGATTTGATAAATCATGTGAATATACGGGTAAAGCTTGATGATACTTCTTCATGGAATCCATGTTTGATGGATGGAGCTCTTGCTTTAGCGTTAATTGAAAATGAAACAATCGAAGGTCTTAATTTTCAAAAAAAAACTTTTGCTTTTAAAAAAATATGGGAAGAACACAAATCAGATTTCATTAAAACAGGAATAGTAGGCTTATTTGCTATTATTCTGTTATTCATTAATATTATTTTTGATATTAATTCTCTCAATAGTGAGTTTTTAAAAGAACAGAAACAAATAAATGAGATTGTAAAGTTAACTTTTCCAGAAATAAATAAAATTGTTGATTCTGTTCAGCAGGTAAAAATAAAGTTAAAAGAATTAAAAGAAAAAAATTTATTAAATCAAGAACTAGTTAATAACGTCTTTGCGATTGATATTTTGAATGAAATAAGCCAAAAGATCCCTAAAACTATTAATGTGGAAATATCAAGGCTTGTAATTGGGCCTGAAGGCGTTCAACTGTCAGGCGTAACAGATACTTATAACTCTATTGACGAAATTAAAGGAAAAATTGAGAGATCTGATATTTTCAAAAAAGTAATTATCAGCTCAGCAACTGCTGGAAAAAATGGCATAGACTTTAAACTTAAAATAGATATTTAA
- the gspK gene encoding type II secretion system minor pseudopilin GspK codes for MESNLKILKNNKGVALLITLTVITILVASALELNRRVRRTVESTATVRDNFTMQCIASSGIDIAKLILIKDKMDSKIDSLQEDWSNPEKIIKFLGEFPFDNGKLDLVILDEMARIQINALVTYPGGKDFNPAQKQLWDKFMINAASQIENLDEIEAIGIINSIKDWIDTGDDEMITGMNGAESDYYMELDTPYSCKNAPFTHLGELMLVKGITKELFESAGGMQGLSNYITIYGALEVGQNKFTFPGKININTADLPVLAALMPIESMELALVIYSYRQETEGVDYIHDLSNILWYKNVPGCGEIEIDPNLLSVSSDFFRIIATASINDKSLTINSVVQRVIDKKIKKWTCIVLSWEIE; via the coding sequence GTGGAAAGTAATCTAAAAATTTTAAAGAATAATAAAGGGGTTGCTTTGTTAATTACCCTTACTGTAATTACTATTCTTGTTGCAAGTGCTTTAGAATTAAACAGAAGGGTTAGGCGCACTGTTGAATCAACAGCTACTGTGAGAGATAATTTTACTATGCAGTGCATAGCTTCTTCAGGGATAGACATTGCAAAATTAATTCTTATAAAAGATAAAATGGACTCAAAGATTGATTCTTTGCAGGAAGATTGGTCAAACCCTGAAAAAATAATAAAATTTTTAGGAGAATTCCCTTTTGATAATGGAAAGCTTGATTTAGTGATTTTAGATGAAATGGCAAGGATTCAGATTAACGCTCTTGTAACGTATCCAGGTGGAAAAGATTTTAATCCAGCTCAAAAACAATTATGGGATAAATTCATGATAAATGCTGCATCCCAGATTGAAAATTTAGATGAAATTGAAGCTATAGGTATTATTAATTCAATCAAGGACTGGATAGATACAGGGGACGATGAAATGATAACTGGAATGAATGGCGCTGAATCTGATTATTATATGGAACTTGATACTCCTTATTCATGTAAAAATGCTCCTTTTACGCATCTTGGAGAATTAATGCTTGTAAAAGGCATAACAAAAGAGTTATTTGAGAGCGCTGGAGGAATGCAGGGTCTATCAAATTATATTACGATATATGGAGCTCTTGAGGTTGGACAGAATAAATTTACTTTTCCTGGCAAAATCAATATAAATACAGCTGATCTTCCAGTATTAGCAGCCTTAATGCCTATTGAAAGCATGGAGCTTGCTCTTGTTATTTACAGTTATAGACAGGAAACTGAAGGGGTTGATTACATTCATGATCTTTCTAATATTCTATGGTATAAAAATGTGCCAGGATGCGGAGAGATTGAAATAGATCCAAATCTTTTATCTGTGTCAAGTGATTTTTTTAGAATTATAGCAACTGCGTCCATAAATGATAAATCATTAACTATAAACTCCGTTGTGCAAAGGGTTATAGATAAAAAGATAAAAAAATGGACATGTATAGTTCTGTCATGGGAAATTGAGTAA
- a CDS encoding HNH endonuclease, whose translation MQKLWERNTYTPLNASQVQCNCDPVLNKEDTLSVQGLKTSDNNPDVNLSQNTGSLNSKFVFVLSIEGKPLMPCKPAKCKKLLKSGKAKVVKRFPFTIHLNFECENKVQKINLGIDTGFGNIGFSATTEKKELICGTVILDNKTKYRLDEKRMYRRGRRNKLWYRKARFNNRKRKEGWLPTSVERRYQSHLILIEKLKKILPITNTIIEIAKFDIQKIENPDIEGTQYQQGNLYKYQNIRSYLMCREKGKCQLCGKDFKNQPAHIHHIKPRSQGGNNRVNNLAILHEKCHDKLHRKHLELKANSKTYKPSTFMDIINKKFYKDVPDLNVTYGNITFVNRNSLNFVKTHYNDAFVISGGSNQDRVKPIEIKQVHRNNRVLQLNRKGFKPSIKKEKSKVNPEDLFWVKTKQYVCKGMFNLGKYILYGSMKKKEYFKFTDITKIFKFGSFAWKTV comes from the coding sequence TTAAACAAAGAGGACACTCTTAGTGTGCAGGGTTTAAAAACTTCCGATAACAACCCCGATGTGAATCTATCCCAGAATACAGGGAGCCTTAACAGCAAATTTGTATTCGTTTTGTCTATCGAAGGAAAGCCATTGATGCCTTGCAAGCCTGCTAAATGCAAAAAATTACTAAAATCAGGCAAAGCTAAAGTAGTTAAAAGATTTCCTTTCACAATTCACTTAAATTTTGAATGTGAAAACAAAGTGCAGAAAATTAATTTAGGTATTGATACAGGTTTTGGGAACATTGGCTTTTCTGCTACTACCGAAAAAAAAGAATTAATTTGCGGAACTGTTATTTTAGATAACAAAACAAAGTACAGGTTAGATGAAAAAAGAATGTATCGCAGAGGCAGACGAAATAAGCTTTGGTATCGTAAAGCAAGATTTAATAATAGAAAAAGAAAAGAAGGGTGGTTGCCTACATCTGTAGAAAGAAGATACCAAAGTCATTTAATTTTAATTGAAAAACTAAAAAAGATTCTTCCTATAACAAATACAATCATTGAAATAGCAAAATTTGATATTCAAAAGATTGAAAATCCAGACATTGAAGGAACTCAATATCAGCAAGGCAATCTTTATAAATATCAAAACATTAGAAGTTATTTAATGTGCAGGGAAAAAGGGAAATGTCAATTATGCGGAAAAGACTTTAAAAATCAGCCTGCTCATATTCATCATATTAAGCCAAGAAGTCAGGGCGGCAATAACAGAGTTAATAATTTAGCTATTCTGCATGAAAAATGTCACGATAAGCTTCATAGAAAACATCTGGAATTAAAAGCTAATTCCAAAACTTATAAGCCTTCAACTTTTATGGATATTATTAACAAAAAATTTTACAAGGACGTTCCGGATTTAAATGTAACTTATGGCAATATAACTTTTGTTAATAGAAATAGTCTTAACTTTGTTAAAACTCATTATAACGATGCCTTTGTAATATCAGGCGGTTCTAATCAAGATAGAGTTAAACCGATTGAAATTAAACAAGTTCATAGAAATAATAGAGTTTTACAATTAAATAGAAAAGGCTTTAAACCTTCAATTAAAAAAGAAAAATCGAAAGTTAATCCAGAGGATTTATTTTGGGTTAAAACGAAACAATATGTCTGCAAAGGCATGTTTAATCTTGGCAAATACATTCTTTATGGGTCAATGAAAAAAAAAGAATATTTCAAATTCACAGACATTACTAAAATATTTAAATTCGGCAGTTTTGCGTGGAAAACTGTTTGA
- a CDS encoding prepilin-type N-terminal cleavage/methylation domain-containing protein, with amino-acid sequence MNNNKNKRGFTLLEVMISIALLAIVLVSVFRLNAQSITMNTDSRFNTVAPMLAQMKISEIDSLEDIYINEGDFGENFHGYRWKTEVLDINSETFGNLSQDMKRIDLIISNDVFTYKVRIYRLLHEDQ; translated from the coding sequence ATGAATAATAATAAAAACAAAAGAGGTTTCACACTTCTTGAAGTAATGATATCAATAGCGTTGCTCGCTATTGTTCTTGTATCTGTTTTTAGATTAAATGCTCAGTCAATAACTATGAACACTGATTCTCGTTTTAATACTGTAGCTCCAATGCTGGCTCAAATGAAAATATCTGAAATAGACTCATTGGAAGATATTTACATTAATGAAGGAGATTTTGGAGAAAATTTTCATGGGTATAGATGGAAGACGGAAGTATTAGACATTAATTCTGAAACTTTTGGGAATCTTTCGCAAGATATGAAAAGGATCGACTTAATAATAAGCAATGATGTATTCACATATAAAGTCAGGATTTATAGGCTTTTACATGAGGATCAATAA
- a CDS encoding prepilin-type N-terminal cleavage/methylation domain-containing protein — MRINKNKKINGFTLIEIMIAMFIFGIIITTIFSSYNAIMTRSQALDEGMEVFEMAKNCITRITQDLELLYSAQPPLYTRPQLYGPKDVYQFVGTVSYLNATNFPKLRFTSLAHVNFENEENTGICEIVYYVQQEEDGSIILKRADNIYPYPEFIEKTSDPTLCIRVKSFSLTYYDQNNKDFDVWDSESDDFQFSIPKRIRVNLEIGDETNFKVFETSVMIACARGPVTSGK; from the coding sequence ATGAGGATCAATAAGAATAAAAAAATAAATGGTTTTACCTTAATTGAAATTATGATCGCCATGTTTATATTTGGGATTATCATAACTACAATTTTTAGTTCTTATAATGCTATCATGACAAGATCCCAGGCTTTAGATGAAGGAATGGAAGTTTTCGAAATGGCTAAAAACTGTATAACGCGTATAACTCAGGATTTAGAATTACTCTATTCAGCGCAGCCTCCGCTTTATACTCGTCCTCAATTATATGGGCCTAAAGATGTATATCAGTTTGTAGGCACAGTTAGTTATTTAAATGCGACTAATTTTCCTAAGCTAAGATTTACTTCGCTTGCCCATGTTAATTTTGAAAACGAAGAAAATACAGGTATCTGTGAAATAGTCTATTATGTTCAGCAGGAAGAAGACGGTTCAATAATACTTAAGAGAGCAGATAACATTTACCCATATCCTGAATTTATAGAAAAAACATCAGATCCTACATTATGCATAAGGGTTAAATCTTTTTCCCTTACATATTATGATCAAAATAATAAGGATTTTGACGTTTGGGACTCTGAATCTGATGATTTTCAATTTTCCATTCCTAAAAGAATAAGAGTTAATCTTGAAATTGGAGATGAAACAAATTTTAAAGTTTTTGAAACTTCTGTAATGATAGCTTGTGCAAGAGGACCTGTAACAAGTGGAAAGTAA